TTAGAAGATGGAGTAAGCAAGGAAGAGAAACCTTTTGCATTAGTTTTGTGTGCCATATTTATATCACATTTAGCTACATGTAATAAAAAACTTGTTGTAAGGGTAAACTCTCTTGATGAAACTGGATATGAAGAGATTACATACCTGAATCAATTTATGCCCGATGCCATAAGAGTTCCTAAAATCAGAACGCCGCAGGAAGTTAAGCAGGTACGTGCACTTTTGAATGACGATATTGAACTTCACCTCTCAATAGAAACTGCATCAGCTTGGCACAATTTATCTTCTCTGAGAGTTCATGAAGATGTTACAACATTTTATTTGGGTATTTTAGATTTGTTTGCAGATATAAAACTTTCTCATAAGCTTATAAACAGAGATAATCCGACAATGCTTTACATGTTGTCACATTTTTTTATCTCATGTAAAACAATGGGTATAAAACCTGTCTCTTTTGTTTATCAGGAGTTTAAAAATTTAATAGAGTTCGATAAATGGTTAGAAC
The sequence above is drawn from the Candidatus Sulfurimonas baltica genome and encodes:
- a CDS encoding HpcH/HpaI aldolase/citrate lyase family protein, yielding MRNELLKEIQIAYENRDLQALDALAKPKYRNINKDNNFRSVLMLSCNNIKHLSKIEDLDADCIMLNLEDGVSKEEKPFALVLCAIFISHLATCNKKLVVRVNSLDETGYEEITYLNQFMPDAIRVPKIRTPQEVKQVRALLNDDIELHLSIETASAWHNLSSLRVHEDVTTFYLGILDLFADIKLSHKLINRDNPTMLYMLSHFFISCKTMGIKPVSFVYQEFKNLIEFDKWLELEKSIGYDAKGCISPDQVLHVNKIFVNEVKDIQRAQVIIKLFEMHKEQGITGFVDEEYGFIDEPIYKGALALLEKK